The following are from one region of the Zonotrichia leucophrys gambelii isolate GWCS_2022_RI chromosome 1A, RI_Zleu_2.0, whole genome shotgun sequence genome:
- the TMEM60 gene encoding transmembrane protein 60: MRMSLAQRVLLTWLFTLLFLIMLVLKLDEKAPWNWFLIFIPVWIFDTILLVMLIVKMAGRCKSGFDPRNGSQNMKKKVWYLVAMLLKLAFCLALCAKLQRFTTMKLAYVFIPLWALLLGAMVELGYNIFYVRRD; the protein is encoded by the coding sequence ATGAGAATGTCCCTGGCGCAAAGAGTGCTGCTGACATGGCTTTTTACCTTACTCTTCCTGATCATGCTGGTGCTGAAGTTGGATGAGAAAGCACCATGGAACTGGTTCCTCATTTTCATTCCAGTGTGGATCTTTGACACGATCCTTCTCGTGATGTTAATTGTAAAAATGGCCGGGCGCTGCAAGTCCGGCTTCGACCCGCGCAACGGCTCGCAGAACATGAAGAAGAAGGTCTGGTACCTCGTGGCCATGCTGCTGAAACTGGCCTTCTGCCTGGCCCTGTGTGCCAAGCTGCAGCGCTTCACCACCATGAAACTGGCCTACGTGTTCATCCCCCTgtgggccctgctgctgggggccaTGGTGGAACTGGGGTACAACATCTTCTATGTACGGAGAGACTAG